The Deinococcus metallilatus genome segment CTGGTCGTCCCCCCGCTGGGGCTGCACTTCATCCTGAGCTTTCCCACCCCCAGCCGGGTCCTGCGAACCGGGTGGACGTACCTCCTGATGTACGGCGTTCCCTGGGTCGTGCTGGCGGTCATCTGGGTCACCGGGAATGCCCCCCTGGTGTTCCACCTGATGTCCGCGTACAACCTGCTCAGTCTCGCCGTGGTGGTCTACCTGCTGGTGACGGTGCGGGAGGGGCCGCGCCGGGCACAGGTGCGCTGGTTCGGCTTCGGGTACGGCTTCTCCAGCCTGATCACCGTCCTGCACGGGGCGTGGCAGCTTCAGGCGCTTCCCGCCGTGCCGTGGCTCTCGCGGCTGCTGATCGAGGATTGCCTGTGCGACCTCGTGTACACCGTCTGCACGACCATTGCCTTGCTGTGGTACCGCCTGTTCGACATCGACGTGATCCTGAACCGCACGCTCGTGTACGGAGGGCTGACGGCGGGCGTCGTCGGGGTGTACGCCCTCGTCGTGCGCGGCCTGGGGTCGCTGCTGGGCCTGCCCGCGGATGGCACCCTGTCGCTGCTGGCGACCGGACTGATCGCGGTGCTGTTCGACCCCCTGCGCCGGGGGCTGCAACGCGGCGTGAACCGCCTGCTGTACGGGGAGCGGGACGAGCCGTACCAGGTGCTGCGGACGCTCAGCGACCGTGTCGGGCGCGCTGCTCACCCTTCGGCGTTGCTGCCCGCCATCACCCAGACCATCGCGGGAACGCTGAAGTTGCCGTACGTCGCCATCACCCTCGACTCGGGGGAGCAGGCCCGGGTAGTGGCCTGGGCGGGCACGCCCGCTGGGGAGGTGCTCACCTGGCCGCTCGTCCACCAGGGGGAGACGGTGGGGGAGTTGCGCCTCGCCCCCCGCGTGGGAGACGCCTTCAAACCCATGGAGCGGAAGCTCCTCGACACGGTGGCGCAGCAGACGAGTGTGGCCGTGTTCGTCGTGCGGCAGTACCTCGACTTGCAGCGGTCCCGCGAGGCGCTCGTCGCGGCCCGCGAGGAGGAGCGGCGGCGCATCCGGCGTGACCTGCATGACGGGCTGGGACCGGAACTGGCCACGCTGGCGGTGAAGCTCGACGCCGCCAGAAACCTGCTGGGGAGCGACGTCACGCGCGTGGACGACCTGCTGCTGGAACTCAAGGGCCAGACCCAGGACGTTCTGGCGGGCATCCGGCGTCTGGTGTATGCCCTGCGCCCGCCCGCGCTGGATGAGCTGGGCCTGGAGGGCGCGCTCCGTGAGCAGGCCCGGGGGTACGACGGCGCCCTTCGCGTCGGGCTGACCCTGACGGGCGACCTGACGCACCTGCCCGCCGCGACGGAAGTCGCGTGTTACCGAATCGTGCAGGAGGCCCTGGCGAACGTCGTTCGGCACGCGCACGCCTCCCACTGCGAACTGAGGGTCCACGTGGCGGATCAGGTGACGGTGGAGGTGCAGGATGACGGGCTGGGCTTCCCGGCGCACGCTCCGGGTGGAGTGGGGTTGCGGTCCATGCGCGAACGGGCGGAGGAACTCGGCGGCAGCCTGACGCTGGTATCGTCCGCAGGCGGCACACGTTTGCACGCGGTCCTGCCGGTACGGGCGGGAGGAGGGCTCACATGGAACGCATCCGCCTCCTGATCGCGGATGACCACCGCCTCTTCCGTCAGGGGCTGAAGGTGTTGCTGGCCTCCCTGCCGACGGTGGAGGTCGTGGCCGAGGCCGCCACAGGGGAGGAGGTGCTGGAGAAGACCGGCGATACCATGCCGGACGTGATCCTGATGGACCTTCAGATGCCGGGCCTGAACGGCATCGAGGCGACCCGCGCCGCCTTGTCCCGTTGGCCGCATGTGGGCATTCTGGTGCTGACCATGTTCGACAACGACGAATCCGTGTTCATGGCGATGCGCGCGGGGGCGCGCGGGTACATCGTGAAGGGCGCGGATCAGACGGAATTGCTGCGCGCGGTGGAAGCGGTGGCGAGCGGGGAGGCGCTGTTCAGCCCCAGTATCGCGGCGCGGGTGCTGCGCTTTTTCCAGACGCCCCAGTCCGCCCTGCCGGTGAGCGCCTTCCCGGAACTGACGGGGCGCGAGCTGGACATCCTGAAGTTGATCGCGGGCGGGCTGAACAACGGGGAGATTGCGCAGCGGCTGGCCCTCAGTTCCAAAACGGTGCGCAATTACATCTCGAACATCTTCAGCAAATTGCAGGTGGCCGACCGGGCGCAGGCCATCGTGAAGGCCAGGGAGGCGGGCCTGGGGGGTACGGACGGCGGGGGGTGAAGACGTGCGTGATCCCCGGTGTGGGTCGGGAAGCCGGTGGATACGTGAACGCTGTGGGTCCCGTTCACTTGAGGATAGGACGGGATACGTGGGCCGCCGGATGCCAGTTGATGGTCCATCCGGGGAGGGGCTGATGGGTTCCCTCCTCGGTGGTGGCTACCGAAAGTGATGCGATGGTGGAGTGCCCGAGTGTCCTGCCTGTCACAGCGTCCACACTGTCAAGAAAGGCGAAAAACGGCACCCAGACCTCCCTGGGCAGAAGCCTTCAAGACTTGGAGCAAAGGAGTGCAGCAGGCCGCCTGAGGTTCTCCGGCTCCCGGCTTTCCTTAAAGCCAACAACTTGCCACGACCCTCGGTGAGGCACATCTGCTGGCGTATATGTAAACTCCAGTTCCACCAGTGCAGAGCGTCAACTTCCGCGCATGTGCTCCTTGAGCCGGTCATCGGCCCACTTACAACAGGTCGAGGAGCGTCGTCACTTCCTGCTTGGCGATGGCCGCCACCGCCCGACGCCGCCGCTCCTCTGGGTTCAGATTCACCCGTGTCCTCGTGCTGAGCGCGTGCAGGTGGTTTCGAAGACCGGGTTTCATGGTGCGCCGCCCACCACACGCGTGAACGTCCCCTGCCCCGCCACGTCCAGGGATTCGATGTTCAGGCTGGAGGCCTTCTGATCCAGGCCGATCTGGAAGGTGAGACCGCTGATCGTCCTGGCCGATTCCCCGGTGGGCGCGAAGGTGAACACGTCACGGTCGTAGTGCGTGAGCGGATACTGGAGCTGCCTGGGTCCGATGACCAGGGTCAGCCCACCGCCACGCTCCACGATCTGCACGTTGCCGTAGAAGTCGCTGGTGTAGGTGCCCACGTAGCTGCTGGGCGGCAGGGCGGGCGCGACGGGCTGCGGGGGCTTGCTGTAGTCGCTGCTCGCCAGCACACCGGCGGACATGGCCTCGAACGCCTGCTGGTACAGAGCCGCCCAGTCACGCTGGGGCTTCCCATCCAGCGCGGTGTCCATGAAGGTCTGGGCCACGGCCTCCGAAGCGCCGACGGGCGCGGCGTTCGTCAGGACGACGATGCCCAGGTCCGCCGACGGCACCATCGTGACGGTGGTGGACGCCCCCAGCATGAAGGCCCCCGAGTGGCCGATCCGCACGCGACCCGCCGAGTCGTAGTCGATGTCCCAGCCCAGGCCGTAGAAGCCTGTTCGGTCGGTGGCGGGATTCCCCGGAGACGCCCGCCGCGCCTCGGGCACGTAGGTTTCGCGCAGGGCGTCCGTGGAAATGAGCTGCCGCCCATTGAATTTGCCGCCCGCCAACTGTAGCCGCAGCCACTGGGCCAGGTCACGGACGGTCGAACTCACGCCCCCGGCGGGAGACTGGGGATCGGGATCGCGCTGATACCTGGCGACATACTTCCCGCCCACCAGCACATGCAGCGAGGCGCGGTCCTTCGCGGCGAGGTAATCGGACAACCGCGAACTGGTGGAGGTCATCCCGAGGGGTTCGTACAGCTTCTGTGCGGACAGGTCCTCCCAGGACTGTCCGGCCGCCTTCGCCGCCGCCACCGCGCCCTCGGTGATGCCGTAATTGGAGTAGGCGTACTGGCCCCGGAAGCCCTTGGGGAGCGGCAGATAGCGCAGACGGTACAGGATCTCGTCGCGGCCAAAGCCCAGGTCTTCCAGCAGGTCGGGGGCGACTTCGGGGAGGCCGCTGTGGTGCGAGAACAGGTCGCGCAGCGTCACCTCGCGCGTGGCGGCCGGTTCGGAAAGCTCGAAGCCAGGGTCGTGCCACACCACCGGATCGTCCCAGCCCACCACCCCCTCGCCCACCAGCCGCGCCACGACCGTCGAGGCCAGGGGTTTGGACATCGAGGCGAGCTGGAACACCGTGTCCGGGTCCACGGAACCCTCTTTGCCGACCTCGCGCACCCCGAAGCCCTTCAGGTACACCACCTGGTCCTTGTACACGACCGCGATGGCCATACCGGGGATATGGGTCCGTTCCAGGGTCTGCCGGGCCAGGGCGTCGAGCTGACCCAGGGCGGCATTGACCCGTGCATCGGGGGTGGCCTGGGTCAGCAGGGCGAGCTGACCGGCAGGAGTACCCGCTCGCGCGGCGGAACTGGTCTGAGCCAGAGTCAGCGGAGCCAGCAGGGCCAGCAGGGCGACAACGGGTTTCGTGTTCATGGGCAACTCCTTGAGGGTGTCGGAACCGGGGGGAAGGTGAGCACATCGCGGCCAAGCGGCAGGCTCGCCCGTTGCGGCCCGGCCGTCTGCGGGTCAACCGGGACCGGCGTGCGCGGGTCGGACTGAAGCAGGACGTCCAGGGGCGGCGTCCGCCCACTGATCTCGTAACAGTCGAAGACATACGGCAGGCCGTCGGCGGCCAGCGCCGAGGGACGGTCCATCACCTGAAAGTGCAGGTGGGGGCCGCTCGAGCTGCCCGAGTTGCCCACCTGGGCGATCATCTGTCCCCGCCGCACGGTCTGACCCGCGCGAACGCCCACACTGCCGGGCTTGAGGTGAGCGTAGAACGCGAAACGCCCACCGCCCAGGTCGAGGATCACGTGGTTGCCATCGGCCTCCTCGATCCCCACCGGGCGTGGGTGATTGGGAACCTGATCGGGGTACCGGTCCACCGCCTCAAGCACGGTGGCATCGGCGACCGCCAGCACCGGCTGGGCATAGGTTGGATAGCTCACGTTGAGATAGGGGTCACCGACCACGATCCGCGAGGCTTCACCAAGCCGGTTGAAGTCGATGGCGAAGCGCTGGCTGAGGTGCAGGCGCCCGTTGATGGGCTGGATGGCCCGGCGATGCGGACCGTCGCAACAACTCCCGATGGCGGCCCAGCCGGAACCGAGCAGGGGCGGGCCGAGTACCGTCGGCGGCCTGAGGTCCACCCTGGCGGCTCCGCCTGTGTCGGTGATGGTGGTGGGCACCGGCAGGCCGGGTGGCACGCTCACCGTGACCCGGTGCAGCACCTCACCGGGAAGCGCTTGCGGAGTGGGCAGAGGCACATCCAGCCACGCCGCCCCCACGCCAGAAGGTGGAAGCGTTGTCGTGGGCACACTGCCGGTCGCCAGGAGCGACATCGCCGCACTCAGGCGGTCGCCGCTGAACCTGGCAAGCGGGCGGCTGGGCGCGGTCCCCAGCACCTCGACCGAAGTCACCGTGACGGGCACCGGAAAGGCGTTGGTCAGCAGCAGCTCGTACACCAGGTGCACCTGGCCGTCCGTCCCCAGAAACCAGCGTGGCGGTGAGGGCACCGACTGGACCACCGGCGTGTAGCGCTCGCCCGCCCCGGCCAGGGTGCCTTGCGTGAGGGCCACAGACCCGAGCACGGCCAGCACGCTGGCGGCCCACACACCCGTCCGGGCCGCGAGTCGGAAGAGAAGAGCCGTCATGATCCCTCCACGTGTCATGGGCAATTGGTCGGCGGGCTCACGGTGCTTCGCCGTAGGGCCGTCTGTCCCGCACTCAGACCGACACGCTCACCTCGTAGTGCTCGGCGCTGGGCGGCGCACTGAGCACCGGCGCGAAGCGCGCGAGCTGCTCACGGAAGAAGCCGCTGGCCTCGTTCGCCCGCATCTGCGCCTCGCTCTCCCACAGGGTGATCATCAGGCCCTTGCCTGAATTCGCGTCGGTGAGAAGCCGCGCCCCACGAAAGCCCGCCTGTTCCCGCAGGACCGGGATCAGCGCGTCCTGGAAAATCTCGACGGTGCCCTCCGTCTTGCCTTGCCGAATCATGACCATCACTACCCTGGCGTACATCGTTGGCCTCCTGGTGGGGACGGGCGAGCTCCTCCCCGCTCCCGGGCTGCCGTCCGGCCACCCCGGCGGGAGCCGCGAACCGTGCTGTCACCTCCCTCCCTTGCGGCGGGCGGCGGCATCCGCCCGGCTTGACGCTCCGGGTCAGTGTGCGAAAAGGAACGTGATAAGTGCGTTACATGAAGAGGTCCAAAGTGGGCGTCCGTATCACGCGGGGGCAACCGGAGAGGGGAGGGGACCGACTGCTCCCGGAACTGCCAGGAAGGGGGTCAGCAGGGCGGCTCCTGTGCTCATCGCCAGCAGACGGTTTCCTCCTTGCCGCGCCCGCCACCGGGGGAAACCGGGGGTGCGCGACACCAGAGTGTCCAACTGGACTTGATCCGCCCGTTGGGCCTCGACGCGGGCGGCGGGATCACGTTCGGCCTGGCCGGAGCCGTCCAGGGTCAGGCGGAATCCAGCCCGGCCAGCACCTCGGTCACCACGGAATTCAGGCTCGCGGGGTCAGCCTGTGCCTGGGCGAGAGCCTGCGGCGGGAGCTGGCCTTCCAGAGTCCGCCGCAGCCGCCGGGCGAGTTCCTTGACCCGCTCCTCGGCGGCGGGATGGCACTCTACCAGCAGGAGCAGGGGCAGCGCCTCCCGGGCCTCGCCCCGGGTGAGCTGCCACCCGGCGAGGGCGGTCAGGAGTTCGAGGACCCTCGGCGTCTCCCCGGCAGACCAGGCGAGGTGCAGGGCCTGGCCGAGGTGCAAGCCCGCAGCGGCGCCCTTCCCCTGCGCCGCGCTCACCCGGCCCAGCAGGCCCAGCGCGGCAATCTGGGTGCTCCGGCTTCCCTCCTTCCGGCCGCGCTCCAGTTCCTCCTCGCCCAGTTGCCTGGCCTCCTCGTAGGCCCCCCGAGCATAGGCGACTTCGGCCAGGCCCTGGAGGAAGGGCGGCACCCGCTGGTGGACGCCGAGGTCTTGCGCGAGCGTCAGACCCTGCCTGAACGCGGCCCCGGCCTCCTCGGGGCGGCCCAGGGCCAGCAGCAGGTTGCCCTGCTGCGCCAGGCCGAAGGCCAGGCCGACGTGGTAGCCGATCTTCCGGTAGAGGACCAGGGCTTCCCGCAGGTGTGCCTCGGCTTCCCGGTAGTGGCCCTGGGCCGCCTCCACCGCCGCGAGGTGGGTCGAGAGGTCGGCCTGCCGCGCCGGAAGGACGTGTTCCCCGGCCAGCCGGAGGGCCTCCCGGAAGTGTCGCCCGGCCTCCGCATAGTCGCCGGTGTGCTCGGCAATGGTGCCCAGGGCATTGTGCCCGTGCATGGCCGAGACACTTCCCGGCGGCACCAGCGCCAGGCCCCGGGCCGCGAGCTCCCGGGCCTCGCCGTGCTGCCCCAGACGCATGGCGAACCAGCCCTGGCGAACCAGCACATCGCCCAGGAACGCCCGCTGGCTGGGGCTGTCCCCGCGCAGTGTGCGGGCGGCCCGCCCGTAGGCGGTGAATCCCTCCTGAAAGCGCGCCCGGCGGTCGTAGTACAGCGCGGCCTGGACCACGGCGGGGCGCAGGTCCCCGGGCCAGGCCGCCGCCGCGTGGTCCCAGGCCGCCCGGATGTTCTCCCGTTCCCCGTCCAGGGCGGCCAGCGCGGCCCCGCCCTCCGGGCCGAGGATCGCGTCTCCCCGCTCTCCCAGCAGGGCGAGGTAATAGTGCGCGTGCCGCCGCTCGGTTTCCCGCTGCTCCCGGGGGTGCCCGGCGAGCTTCTCCCGCATGTACTGGTGCAGCAGGGCGTGCCGGAAGTAACGGTCCCCCGGCCCCAGCCACAGCAGCGAGGCGTCCACCAGCGCGGCCAGGACCGCCGGGGAAGCGCCGGTGACCACCCGTGCCGCCTCCAGCCGGAAGCCGCCCCGGAACACCGCGAGCCTGCGCAGCGTCTCCTGCCCCAGCGGGGTCAGCCGCCCCCAGGAGGACTCGAACACCGCCCGCAGGCTGCGGTGCCGCCCCGCCTTGTCCGGGTTCCGGCTGGTCAGAAAATCCAGGTTCTCCCTGATCTCCCGCACAATCTCGGCGAGGGGCAGCGACCGCGTCCACACGGCGGCGAGTTCGAGGGCCAGCGGTGAACCCTCCACCAGACGGCAGAGCTCGAAGAGGCGGTGCAGGTCCCCGCCCGGAGTGAACTGCGGCCTCACCCGCCGCGCCCGGTCAAGAAAGAGCTGCACCGCGTCGAAGTGGCGGCCCTCCACCTCGCCGACCTCCGCCTCCTGCGGGTGATCCAGGCCGGAGAGCGGCAGCAGCCACTCGTCCTCCAGCCCCAGGCGTTCGCGCGAGGTGACGATCAGGCGCAGGTTCGGGCATCCCCGCACCAGTTTGAGGGCGACCGTCACCCCGCCCAGCAGGTGTTCATAATTGTCGAGCACCAGCAGCCGCCGACCCGCGCCGATGAAGCGCACGACCTGGCCCAGCGGGTCAGCCCGGTCCTCCAGCGGAAGGCCCAGACCCTCGGCGATGCCCGGCGCGACCAGGGCCGGGTCGCTCAGCGCCGCCAGGGACACGAAGGCCACGCCGTCCGGAAAGCTGGGGGCGAGGCCCCGGGCGGCTTCCACGGCGAGGCGCGTCTTGCCGATGCCCCCGGGACCGGTCAGGGTGAGCAGGCGGACATCCGGCCGGGCGAGGAGCCGCGCGATCTCGGCGAGTTCGAGGCTGCGCCCGATGAAGGAGGCCGCGCTGGTGGGCAGACCCACCCCGGAGAGGCGGGCGGCAGGCGCGGGCGGGGCGGCCGCCTCCGGGCTTTGCAGGGTCCGGATCAGCCCGGCGAGTTCGGCCGTCGGCTCCAGGCCGAGTTCGGCCCGCAGGCGCTGGACAAAGGTGCCGCACGTTCGCAGCGCCCGCTCGCGCCCACCCGCCTTCAGGAGGGCGGCCACCTGCACCCGCAGCGCCGCCTCGTCAAATTCATCTCCCTCCAGCAGGGGCTGGAGGAGGTCGGCGGCCTCCAGATGGCAGCCCTCCTCTTCCAGCTCGTGGGCCCGCCCCAAGCGGGCGGCGCGGGTGGCCTGACACAGGTGCTCGCGTTCCCGTTCCAGCCAGGCGGCAAACTCGCCCGTTCCAGTCCCTTCCCAGCCTGCCAGGAATGGGCCGCTGGCGTGCGTGAGGGCCTCTGCCCAGCGGTGTTCCGACACGGCACGGAGGAAGGCCGCCAGGTCTGTCTCCACCCGCCAGCGCAGCCGCTCACGTTCCACCTCCAGCCCCGGGACGCTCCGGGCACGCACCCGGCTCAGCAACTGGCGCAGGTTGCCCCGGGCCATGTCCGGGGCGTGGTCGGGCCAGAAGAGGTACTGGAGCTGCTCGCGGCCCACCCACCCGGTGCGGCAGGCGAGATAGGTGAGAAGTTGAGAACACCGGTCGGGCAGCCACGCCTCGTCGTGCCCATCCACCTGGAGACGTGGGGAGCCGAACAGGAACAGGGTCGTGGCCACCTCGCGCCCTCACCCGCTGAGGGCAAGCCGTTTCAGATGGGCCACAGGAACCTCCTCGTTGGAGGGAGTGCAGGACTTGGGTTGGAACGAAGACGCCTGATCATACTCTACCTGGAATGGCCCGGAGGTCGCCATGACCGGAAACGCCGCCCAGGGCCACCGCAAAGTCGTGGGAGGTCGGCCCGGCGGACAACGAACGAGATGGAGGGCCATGTCCCCGCGCTGGTGGCCCACTTGGAGCAGCTTGATGATCCACCTCACCCTGGTCCACCGCGACTTGGAGTTCTGCGGGGATCTGTGGTGTTTTGGACTCCGCCACCAGGATCGGCCACTCTTCAAGGGCCAGAATCTGGAGGACCCTGGCGAGGGTGGAGGGGCGAAAGTCGGGGGGGCAGGGTGAAGGTTCTACGGGGCCTTCCCTGCCCGTCCACCTGCACTCCCCCGTGCTGAGGGCAGGCTGGTTCACTGCGTTGGCCCGCACCATCGGCAGGCCTGGAACCGGGTGCGTTCAGTGTGCGTGACCGCAGGTGAGAACGGCATCTGCCTGGTGGCGCAGGCCCTTCATGCTCGGCAGCGGGGCCATTCGTCAGGCCCTGGGCAGGCTGTCGTCGAACCAGCTCACGAGCAAGAGGCCGGACCGGAACAGGTCCCGCATGGGCATCACCTGAAGCACGCCGTGCCGCGCGTAGTACACCCCCAGGTGGCGCACGGGGGACGGGCTGTGACGTGACCCCCGGTTCTCGGTCCATCCCGGTTGCAACGAGGCGGGGGAGAGTCTGCCGCCCCCACTCGCGGCTCACTTCAGAGGGTCTGGCTGGGGCCGCGCGGCTTTCTGACGCGGCTTGCGGCGCGGCGCGTCCCGGCGGTTCTGGCGGGCGGGTTGCAGTTCGTCGCGGCCGTCGATGGAGGCCCACCAGTAGCGCCCGGCCTCGGCAAACTCGGGGTTGTAGCCGATGCGTTCCGAGATGTGCTTCCCCGCCTCGATCACCGCTTCGCGCAGCCGCGTCTTGTGCTGGTGGAAGCGGCCGGGCGGGACCGCCACACCGACCGCCACGATGGTTTCCCCGTTGTGGTTGCGAACCGGGGCCGACACGCAGCACAGCCCGGAGCGCACCTCCTCGATGTCGTAGGCATAGCCCCGCTCGCGCACCCGGGCGAGTTCGGAGGCCAGTTCGTCGGGGGCCGTGATGGTGTTGGGCGTGTAGGCGGACATCCCGTGCCGTTCCAGCACGCCTTCCACGAAGGTCCAGGGCCGTTCGGCCAGGAGAATCTTGCCGTGGGCGCTGCAATGCGGCGGCAGCACGCTGCCCATCGGCATCACCTCGGCGGCGTCGGCGCGGGTGCCGCCGAGCCGGATCACGCTGACCACTTCGCCCCCCGCCAGCACGCCCAGATGCACCGTCTCCCCGAAGCGGGCGCGCAGCCGTTCCATCTCCTCGCGGGCGACCTCGCGCCAGGGCGTGTTGTGCAGCAGCGCCTGGCTGAGGGTGAGGATGCGGAAGCCCAGGCGGTAACGCCCCGTCATCATGCGGTAGAGCAGGCCCACCTGGGTCAGCGAGCTGAGCAGGGCGTGGGCACTCGACTTGGGCAGGTCCAGCTCGGCGGCGACCTGACTCACGCCCCACTCGGGACGCTCGGGGGTGAACAGGTTCAGAACCTGACCGGCCTTCTCGACGGTATGCAGCATGTCTTTCTCAGGGCAGGGGAGAGGCGGCCTCGGGAAGCGTTCGGTTGGGTTCAGGATATACGAACGGGCCGCCTGATACCGACTTGCTCTGATTTCAGAACCTCCGGGAAAAACACCGGAGGTTCTTCCATCGCCGCAAGCCGGTATTTTCTTATTCTCGCTTCGCTCGGGTTCGTCTACGACTCACCTTAAGTTGGTATGAGTCCCCGCCCGGCCCTCTCCCCGCGACTCATGACCGGGGAGCGGGCGGGACGCAGACCGTGAGGGCTGTGCGGTGGGTCTGCACGCTCAGCATGACTTCCCAGGTCAGGTCGCCGTCCACGTTGGCATGTAGCGCCTCGCCCACGCCCATCACCCCGACCTCGCCCACCCGCTGCACCCGGAGCCGCGACGTGTCGCCCAGCTTCCAGCGGACGAGATTCGCCAGGGTGGCGAGCGGGGACCCGGCGGGAAGCGCGAGCAGCACCAGCCGCCCGTCCTGATAGTCGGCGCCGGGCACCAGCAGGTCTGCCGCCACGTCACGCGCGTTGGCGATCACCAGTTGCGGCGTGTGCAGCCGGGAGGGGACGCCGTCGGCCGTCACGGTGAGCCGCAGGGACGGGGGGTGTCGGGCCACCGGCCAGGCCGCCGGGAGGTACGCCAGCCAGCCCAGGCGGCGCTTGAGCGCCGGGGTGAGGTTGGCCGCGATCTGGGCCGAGAAGCCCAGCGTGACGGAATTCAGGAACACCCGGCCATTCACCTCCCCCACGTCCACGCGCCGCTCGCTCCCCGAGACGATCACCCGCGCGGCCTGCACCACGTCGCGGGGCACGCCCATATTGCGGGCAAAGGTGTTGCCGGTCCCGAGGGGCAGGATGCCCAGCGCCGTCCCGCTGTACAGGAGAGGCCGCGCGGCCTGCGCCAGCGTCCCGTCGCCCCCCGCCACGACGACCCGCCCGGCCCCGGCCCGCACCGCCGCCGTCACCACCTCTTCGGGGTCCTCTTCCCGGCAGTCGTGGACACGCGGAACCCAGCCCGCCGCCCTAAAGACGGCCAGGGCCTCCCGGTAGGCGGTCCCGCGCCGCGCGAGTGGATTGACGATCACTTCGAGCGGGCGACCTGCCTTCACGGGGTGCCCGCGAACAAGGCCGGACCCGTCCCGTCCGTACCGGCCAGGGCGTGAGCGGCGTGATCTGGCGTCGCGGCGCCAGGGAGGGCGGTTCCATGAACGTCCACGGGAGGCATTGTAAGCGCCTTCCACCGGCTTGTTCACCGGCCCGGAGGCGGGCATCGCCATAATCACGGCCGCGCCGCCCGGTACGATGCGGGCATGTCCCGTCCCCTTCTGCTCGGCCACCGTGGCTCGCCCCGCCAGCACCGTGAAAATACCCTGCGGAGTTTTCAGGCCGCCCTGGACGGAGGCCTCGACGGGGTGGAGTTCGACGTGCGGCGCCTCGCGGACGGCACGCTGGTCGTGCATCACGACGAGAGGCTCTTCGACGGGTGGCGGCTGGCCGACCTGACGCGGGGGCAGTTGGCACCGCATCCCGTACCCACGCTGGAGGAGGTCCTGGCCTGGGCGGCGGACACCGGCGCTTACCTCAACGTGGAACTCAAGTACGAGTCGTGGTGGCCCGACGACCGGGCGGCACGCACGGCCAAGCTGCTGCGGCGCTATGGCCTGCTGCCCTCGGCGGTCGTGTCGAGCTTTAACCCGCTGGTGCTCGCGGCCCTGCGGCAGGCGGCGCCCGAAGTCGAGCGGGGCCTGCTGTTCGACCGCGCGCCGGACGTGATGCCGCACGTCGCCGCCCGGCTTGGCGTGAGCGCCCTTCACCCGCGCTGGCATCTGGTCACCCCCGCGCTGGTGGAGACGGCCAGAACGCGCGGCTGGCGCGTCAACGTCTGGACCGTGAACGACCCGGAGTTTGCCCGGCACCTGCTCCAGCTCGGCGTGGACGGGCTGATCGGAGACGATCCGGGGGTCTTGCTCACAAGCCGCGAAGCGGATGTTATGCTGCGGGCACAAAAATCAATCTGAGATCGACGTGAGACGTGATGGCCGTCCACAGCCTTGTGCTGCCTGGCGCCCCCATTCTGCCTGACGGCGGCCTGACCCCGGCCCCTTACGCTTGCGCTTGCCCTGCGGCCCCCAGGAGGACATATGAAACAGTGGATGCTCACGCTCGCCCTGGCCGGAACGGCCTCTGCCCAGACCGTCACGGTGGATTTCTGGCACTCGTTCGGCGACGCCAAGCGCGCAGGCTGGATTCAGGCCCGCGCCGACGAGTACAACAAGACGCACCCCGACGTGAAGATCGTGCCCGCCTACAAGGGCGGCTACAACGACTCCTTGCAGGCGACCATCTTGGCGGCGCGCCAGGGCAAGCCGCCCGCCCTGGTCCAGATCTTCGAGGTCGGCAGCCAGCTCGCCCTCGACTCGGGGGCCTTCCAGCCGGTCAGCGGCATCAAGGACGTGGACTTCAGCGACTACATCAAGCCGGTCATCAACTACTACACCATCGGCGGCAAGGTGAACTCGCTGCCGTTCAACTCGTCGAGTCCGGTGCTGTACTTCAACAAGAACCTGATGCAGAAGGCGGGCCTGGACCCCCGGCGGCCGCCCACCACCTTCGGCGCCCTGATGCGGGACTGCGAGAAGATCAAGGCCGCGGGCATCGACGCCAAGTGCTTCACGGCGGCCGTGTACGGCTGGTTCGT includes the following:
- a CDS encoding ATP-binding protein; the protein is MATTLFLFGSPRLQVDGHDEAWLPDRCSQLLTYLACRTGWVGREQLQYLFWPDHAPDMARGNLRQLLSRVRARSVPGLEVERERLRWRVETDLAAFLRAVSEHRWAEALTHASGPFLAGWEGTGTGEFAAWLEREREHLCQATRAARLGRAHELEEEGCHLEAADLLQPLLEGDEFDEAALRVQVAALLKAGGRERALRTCGTFVQRLRAELGLEPTAELAGLIRTLQSPEAAAPPAPAARLSGVGLPTSAASFIGRSLELAEIARLLARPDVRLLTLTGPGGIGKTRLAVEAARGLAPSFPDGVAFVSLAALSDPALVAPGIAEGLGLPLEDRADPLGQVVRFIGAGRRLLVLDNYEHLLGGVTVALKLVRGCPNLRLIVTSRERLGLEDEWLLPLSGLDHPQEAEVGEVEGRHFDAVQLFLDRARRVRPQFTPGGDLHRLFELCRLVEGSPLALELAAVWTRSLPLAEIVREIRENLDFLTSRNPDKAGRHRSLRAVFESSWGRLTPLGQETLRRLAVFRGGFRLEAARVVTGASPAVLAALVDASLLWLGPGDRYFRHALLHQYMREKLAGHPREQRETERRHAHYYLALLGERGDAILGPEGGAALAALDGERENIRAAWDHAAAAWPGDLRPAVVQAALYYDRRARFQEGFTAYGRAARTLRGDSPSQRAFLGDVLVRQGWFAMRLGQHGEARELAARGLALVPPGSVSAMHGHNALGTIAEHTGDYAEAGRHFREALRLAGEHVLPARQADLSTHLAAVEAAQGHYREAEAHLREALVLYRKIGYHVGLAFGLAQQGNLLLALGRPEEAGAAFRQGLTLAQDLGVHQRVPPFLQGLAEVAYARGAYEEARQLGEEELERGRKEGSRSTQIAALGLLGRVSAAQGKGAAAGLHLGQALHLAWSAGETPRVLELLTALAGWQLTRGEAREALPLLLLVECHPAAEERVKELARRLRRTLEGQLPPQALAQAQADPASLNSVVTEVLAGLDSA
- a CDS encoding IclR family transcriptional regulator; this translates as MLHTVEKAGQVLNLFTPERPEWGVSQVAAELDLPKSSAHALLSSLTQVGLLYRMMTGRYRLGFRILTLSQALLHNTPWREVAREEMERLRARFGETVHLGVLAGGEVVSVIRLGGTRADAAEVMPMGSVLPPHCSAHGKILLAERPWTFVEGVLERHGMSAYTPNTITAPDELASELARVRERGYAYDIEEVRSGLCCVSAPVRNHNGETIVAVGVAVPPGRFHQHKTRLREAVIEAGKHISERIGYNPEFAEAGRYWWASIDGRDELQPARQNRRDAPRRKPRQKAARPQPDPLK
- a CDS encoding diacylglycerol/lipid kinase family protein; amino-acid sequence: MKAGRPLEVIVNPLARRGTAYREALAVFRAAGWVPRVHDCREEDPEEVVTAAVRAGAGRVVVAGGDGTLAQAARPLLYSGTALGILPLGTGNTFARNMGVPRDVVQAARVIVSGSERRVDVGEVNGRVFLNSVTLGFSAQIAANLTPALKRRLGWLAYLPAAWPVARHPPSLRLTVTADGVPSRLHTPQLVIANARDVAADLLVPGADYQDGRLVLLALPAGSPLATLANLVRWKLGDTSRLRVQRVGEVGVMGVGEALHANVDGDLTWEVMLSVQTHRTALTVCVPPAPRS
- a CDS encoding glycerophosphodiester phosphodiesterase produces the protein MSRPLLLGHRGSPRQHRENTLRSFQAALDGGLDGVEFDVRRLADGTLVVHHDERLFDGWRLADLTRGQLAPHPVPTLEEVLAWAADTGAYLNVELKYESWWPDDRAARTAKLLRRYGLLPSAVVSSFNPLVLAALRQAAPEVERGLLFDRAPDVMPHVAARLGVSALHPRWHLVTPALVETARTRGWRVNVWTVNDPEFARHLLQLGVDGLIGDDPGVLLTSREADVMLRAQKSI